A single genomic interval of Pseudomonas sp. FeN3W harbors:
- a CDS encoding PAS domain-containing methyl-accepting chemotaxis protein — protein MFNKNLKRELAELREDAAINQQIKNSLYREMMVLELDPQGRIQHANELFLSEMGYRSDDLIGRSVDDFFSQQFRTEANYARLKTAMQRAEHLTGAYRLLRADGKEAWLRSIWQPIKGSDGTLHHYTLCATNLTRTIETSREHESVINALLRSTAVIEFDLSGHVLTANQRFLDCMGYRLEQIKGKHHRMFCEREENESPAYREFWASLNRGEYIAERFKRIDAHGQIVWLEASYNPVLNAYGKLYKVIKFATVITDQVNREMAVADAATIAYDTSQHTDLSAQRGAQVVQQTVEVMHRIAQQMQEASDGIEALDKQSQLIGAILKTISGIADQTNLLALNAAIEAARAGDQGRGFAVVADEVRQLAARTSKAAEEIVGVVQKNQDLAQTAVHSMSASRDQAEQGLEFANQAGAVIVEIQDGAQRVVSAVGQFASQLKN, from the coding sequence ATGTTCAACAAGAACTTGAAACGAGAACTAGCTGAGTTGCGCGAAGACGCTGCAATCAACCAGCAAATCAAGAACTCGTTGTACAGGGAGATGATGGTCCTGGAACTGGACCCGCAAGGACGCATTCAGCACGCCAACGAGCTATTTTTAAGCGAAATGGGCTATCGCAGCGACGACCTCATCGGCCGTTCCGTCGACGACTTCTTCAGCCAGCAGTTTCGTACCGAGGCGAACTACGCACGCCTCAAGACCGCCATGCAGCGCGCCGAGCATCTCACCGGCGCCTACCGACTACTGCGGGCCGACGGCAAAGAAGCCTGGCTGCGTTCGATCTGGCAGCCAATCAAGGGCTCGGATGGCACGTTGCACCACTACACCCTGTGTGCCACCAACCTGACCCGAACCATCGAAACCTCGCGCGAACACGAGAGCGTGATCAATGCGCTGCTGCGCTCCACCGCGGTGATCGAGTTCGACCTCAGCGGGCACGTCCTCACAGCCAACCAGCGGTTCCTCGACTGCATGGGCTACCGACTCGAGCAGATCAAGGGCAAGCACCATCGCATGTTCTGTGAGCGTGAGGAAAACGAGTCGCCGGCTTACCGCGAATTCTGGGCTAGCCTCAACCGTGGCGAGTACATCGCCGAACGCTTCAAGCGTATCGATGCCCACGGTCAGATCGTCTGGCTCGAGGCTTCCTACAACCCGGTGCTCAATGCCTACGGCAAGCTGTACAAGGTGATCAAGTTCGCCACCGTCATCACCGACCAGGTGAACCGGGAGATGGCCGTGGCCGACGCCGCAACGATTGCCTACGACACCTCCCAGCACACCGACCTCAGCGCTCAGCGCGGCGCGCAAGTGGTCCAGCAGACGGTCGAGGTGATGCATCGCATCGCCCAGCAGATGCAGGAAGCCTCCGACGGTATCGAGGCGCTGGACAAGCAGTCGCAACTGATCGGGGCGATCCTCAAGACCATCAGCGGTATTGCCGATCAGACCAACCTGCTGGCCCTCAACGCCGCCATCGAAGCCGCACGGGCCGGTGATCAGGGCCGTGGCTTCGCCGTGGTGGCCGACGAGGTTCGCCAGCTGGCAGCCCGTACCAGCAAGGCCGCCGAGGAAATCGTCGGTGTCGTGCAGAAGAATCAGGACCTGGCGCAGACTGCCGTGCACAGCATGTCCGCCAGCCGCGACCAGGCCGAGCAGGGTCTGGAATTCGCCAATCAGGCCGGCGCGGTGATCGTCGAGATCCAGGACGGCGCGCAGCGCGTGGTCAGCGCGGTCGGACAGTTCGCCAGCCAGTTGAAGAATTGA
- a CDS encoding pentapeptide repeat-containing protein — MNTPNRLLLPLVLLASASAFAADDGPLTINGCLLQPESQCANADLRGADLSNQDLRRINLAGANLAGANLRHANLDLANLEKADLTGATLNRASLQQANLRLANFTNARLIAVQGWGLFAQAAQFKGADLTGAYLEFARMSGAKMHDSTLHAADLEMTWLSKADLLGADLTDANLQEAKLNDANLGNAVLTGARRHYATFQGTNMEGCKDCPVDWEK, encoded by the coding sequence ATGAACACCCCTAACCGCTTGCTTCTGCCACTGGTGCTGTTGGCCAGCGCGTCCGCCTTCGCTGCAGATGACGGCCCTCTGACCATCAACGGCTGCCTGCTCCAGCCCGAGAGCCAGTGTGCCAACGCCGACCTGCGCGGCGCCGACCTCAGCAATCAGGATCTGCGCCGCATCAACCTCGCCGGTGCCAACCTCGCCGGTGCCAACCTGCGCCACGCCAACCTCGACCTGGCCAATCTGGAAAAAGCCGACCTCACGGGTGCCACGCTTAACCGCGCCAGCCTGCAACAGGCCAACCTGCGCCTGGCCAATTTCACCAATGCCCGGCTGATCGCCGTTCAGGGCTGGGGCCTGTTCGCCCAGGCCGCCCAGTTCAAGGGCGCCGACCTCACCGGCGCTTACCTCGAGTTCGCTCGCATGAGTGGTGCCAAAATGCACGACAGCACGCTGCACGCCGCCGATCTGGAAATGACCTGGCTGAGCAAGGCCGACCTCTTGGGCGCCGACCTCACCGATGCCAACCTGCAGGAAGCCAAGCTCAACGACGCCAACCTGGGCAACGCCGTGCTGACCGGCGCGCGCCGGCATTACGCGACCTTCCAGGGCACCAACATGGAAGGCTGCAAGGATTGCCCAGTCGATTGGGAGAAATGA
- the exaA gene encoding quinoprotein ethanol dehydrogenase, translating to MTTRSHPGSKRPLAIAVQCLALTGSLALAAAAQAKPVSWEDIANDHLSTENVLQYGMGTSAQRWSPLARVNEDNVFKLTPAWSFSFGDEKQRGQESQAIVHDGVIYVTGSYSRVFALDAKTGKRLWSYAHRLPDDIRPCCDVVNRGAAIYGDKIYFGTLDARVVALNKDTGKVVWNKKFGDHSAGYTMTGAPTLVKDSKTGKVLLVHGSSGDEFGIVGKLFARDPDTGEEIWMRPFVEGHMGRLNGKDSTPTGDIKAPSWPDDPNHPTGKKEAWSQGGGAPWQSASFDPETNTIIVGAGNPAPWNGWERTSDGGNPKDYDSLYTSGQVGVDPSTGEVKWFYQHTPNDAWDFSGNNELVLFDYKDKNGKTVKATAHADRNGFFYVVDRKDGKLQNAFPFVDGITWASHIDLKTGRPVENEGQRPPKPEPGEKHGKSVEVSPPFLGGKNWNPMAYSQDTGLFYVPANHWKEDYWTEEVSYKKGSAYLGQGFRIKRMYDDHVGILRAMDPTTGKVAWEHKEKLPLWAGVLATKGNLVFTGTSDGYFKAFNAKTGDELWKFQTGSGVISPPVTWEQDGEQYIGVTVGYGGAVPLWGGDMAVLTKPVAQGGSFWVFKLPDWEKKTAKR from the coding sequence ATGACAACAAGATCGCACCCCGGCAGCAAACGCCCCCTCGCCATTGCCGTGCAATGCCTGGCGCTGACCGGCAGCCTCGCACTGGCCGCAGCCGCCCAGGCCAAGCCGGTCAGCTGGGAAGACATCGCCAATGATCACCTCTCCACCGAGAACGTCCTGCAATACGGCATGGGCACCAGTGCGCAACGCTGGAGCCCGCTCGCACGGGTCAACGAAGACAACGTATTCAAACTGACCCCGGCCTGGTCGTTTTCTTTCGGGGACGAGAAGCAGCGCGGCCAGGAATCCCAGGCCATCGTTCATGACGGCGTGATCTACGTGACCGGCTCCTATTCGCGCGTCTTCGCCCTCGACGCCAAGACCGGCAAGCGCCTGTGGAGTTACGCCCATCGCCTGCCCGACGACATCCGCCCGTGCTGCGACGTGGTCAACCGCGGTGCCGCCATCTATGGCGACAAGATCTACTTCGGCACCCTCGACGCCCGTGTCGTGGCACTGAACAAGGACACCGGCAAGGTCGTCTGGAACAAGAAGTTCGGCGATCACAGCGCCGGCTACACCATGACCGGCGCACCGACGCTGGTGAAAGACTCCAAGACCGGCAAGGTGCTGCTGGTTCACGGCAGCTCGGGTGACGAATTCGGCATCGTCGGCAAGCTGTTCGCCCGCGACCCGGATACCGGTGAAGAAATCTGGATGCGCCCCTTCGTCGAAGGCCACATGGGCCGTCTCAATGGCAAGGACAGTACCCCCACCGGCGACATCAAGGCGCCGTCCTGGCCGGACGATCCCAACCACCCGACCGGCAAGAAGGAAGCCTGGAGCCAGGGCGGCGGCGCGCCGTGGCAGAGTGCGAGCTTCGACCCGGAAACCAACACCATCATCGTGGGTGCCGGCAACCCCGCCCCGTGGAACGGCTGGGAGCGCACCAGCGATGGCGGCAACCCGAAGGATTACGACAGCCTCTACACCTCCGGGCAGGTCGGCGTCGATCCGAGCACCGGCGAGGTGAAGTGGTTCTACCAGCACACCCCGAACGATGCCTGGGACTTCTCCGGCAACAACGAGCTGGTGCTGTTCGACTACAAGGACAAGAACGGCAAGACCGTCAAGGCCACCGCCCACGCCGACCGCAACGGCTTCTTCTATGTCGTCGACCGCAAGGACGGCAAGCTGCAGAACGCCTTTCCCTTCGTCGATGGCATCACCTGGGCCAGCCACATCGACCTGAAAACCGGCCGACCGGTGGAGAACGAGGGCCAGCGCCCGCCCAAGCCCGAGCCGGGCGAAAAGCACGGCAAGTCGGTCGAAGTCTCCCCACCCTTCCTCGGTGGCAAGAACTGGAACCCCATGGCCTACAGCCAGGACACCGGCCTGTTCTACGTACCGGCCAACCACTGGAAAGAGGACTACTGGACCGAGGAAGTCAGCTACAAGAAGGGTTCGGCCTATCTCGGCCAGGGGTTCCGTATCAAGCGCATGTACGACGATCACGTCGGCATCCTGCGCGCCATGGACCCGACCACAGGCAAGGTGGCCTGGGAACACAAGGAAAAACTGCCATTGTGGGCCGGCGTCCTGGCGACCAAAGGCAACCTGGTCTTCACCGGCACCAGCGACGGCTACTTCAAGGCCTTCAACGCCAAAACCGGCGATGAACTGTGGAAATTCCAGACCGGCAGCGGCGTGATTTCCCCGCCTGTGACCTGGGAACAGGACGGCGAGCAGTACATCGGCGTGACGGTCGGTTACGGCGGCGCCGTGCCGCTGTGGGGCGGCGACATGGCCGTACTGACCAAGCCGGTCGCCCAGGGTGGTTCCTTCTGGGTATTCAAACTGCCGGATTGGGAGAAGAAGACCGCCAAGCGATGA
- the pedF gene encoding cytochrome c-550 PedF, with translation MNNKIFLRSLLAAGVLGMSGLVLAHGDVTPQAVNTKGLPELGEQWLDENPYRGSSEHHDLAVEIGSSAYNQNCARCHGLEAISGGIAPDLRELEASYDGDEWFKERVINGAVRDGAVYMPRMADTLSQEALWAIRTYIESEAAKQ, from the coding sequence ATGAATAACAAGATCTTTTTGCGCTCACTGCTGGCAGCGGGTGTTCTCGGTATGTCCGGCCTGGTTCTGGCGCATGGTGACGTGACGCCTCAGGCGGTCAACACCAAGGGTTTGCCTGAGCTTGGTGAGCAATGGCTGGACGAGAACCCCTATCGCGGTTCAAGCGAGCACCACGACCTGGCGGTCGAGATCGGTTCTTCCGCCTACAACCAGAACTGCGCGCGTTGCCATGGTCTGGAAGCCATTTCCGGCGGTATCGCCCCCGACCTGCGTGAACTGGAAGCCAGTTACGACGGTGATGAGTGGTTCAAGGAGCGCGTTATCAACGGCGCGGTCCGTGATGGTGCCGTGTACATGCCGCGTATGGCCGACACCCTCAGCCAGGAAGCGCTGTGGGCGATCCGTACCTATATCGAAAGTGAAGCGGCCAAGCAGTGA
- a CDS encoding transporter substrate-binding domain-containing protein produces the protein MNAVRLVLSLWLTLCCALAQADVVKVRAFDDIIESGVLKVAMYENFPPYSYQQDGQPRGVDVALARKLAEGLDLKLEVLWVTPDETLDDDLRNFIWKGHYLRPGVLADVMLRVPYDREFAYKRNELGEVINELVVMFAPYQRERWQTAYDDRRIDEVPSVAVFQYHPIGVEVDSVPSFYLSSVFEGRLAKHTHHYPSIREAFAALQQGEVDATMAMRAEIEWLLDQADDEHLKLAENAYPNMGKQVWDLGMAVHESNRQLAYALEEVLEPLILDGELEKLYASYGLSYELPGLYQDVESDVAGR, from the coding sequence ATGAACGCCGTCCGGCTGGTTCTGTCGCTGTGGCTGACACTGTGCTGCGCGCTGGCGCAGGCGGACGTGGTCAAGGTGCGCGCCTTCGATGACATCATCGAATCCGGTGTGCTCAAGGTGGCGATGTACGAGAACTTTCCGCCGTACAGCTACCAGCAGGATGGCCAGCCGCGCGGGGTCGATGTGGCGTTGGCGCGCAAGCTCGCCGAAGGGCTGGACCTGAAGCTGGAAGTGCTGTGGGTGACGCCGGACGAAACCCTCGACGACGACTTGCGCAATTTCATCTGGAAAGGGCACTACCTGCGGCCCGGCGTGCTGGCAGACGTCATGCTGCGTGTGCCCTACGACCGCGAGTTCGCCTACAAGCGCAACGAGCTGGGTGAAGTGATCAACGAGCTGGTGGTGATGTTCGCGCCCTATCAGCGCGAGCGCTGGCAGACCGCTTATGATGACCGTCGCATCGACGAGGTGCCGAGCGTGGCGGTCTTTCAATACCACCCGATCGGCGTTGAAGTGGACAGCGTGCCTTCGTTCTACCTGTCTTCGGTATTCGAGGGCCGGCTGGCGAAGCACACCCACCACTACCCGAGCATCCGCGAGGCATTCGCTGCGCTGCAGCAGGGCGAGGTGGACGCCACCATGGCCATGCGCGCGGAGATCGAGTGGCTGCTCGACCAGGCCGACGACGAACACCTGAAGCTCGCCGAGAACGCTTACCCGAACATGGGCAAGCAGGTGTGGGATCTCGGCATGGCGGTGCATGAATCCAACCGGCAGCTGGCCTACGCGCTGGAAGAAGTGCTCGAGCCGCTGATTCTCGACGGCGAGCTGGAAAAGCTCTACGCCAGCTACGGCTTGAGCTACGAGTTGCCCGGGTTGTACCAGGATGTGGAGAGCGACGTGGCCGGACGCTGA
- a CDS encoding quinoprotein dehydrogenase-associated SoxYZ-like carrier: MSVRTLLLMMVLHAPSALAAEADPLQSVMWEYHHKGLLNSEPYVFDERVKVQVPPFAEDSRQVPVHIDARALGDEVVRIEAWADLNPIPRIFTFTPGEQVVPLVAIRIRVEQATPIRAAVLTRDGVWHIGSAKVDAAGGGCTAPSVVRAQPGWEDRLGEVIGGRFARGDFSRLRLQVSHPMDNGLVGGIPEFFLNQAELRDADGQVLAELELYPAVAENPSLSLEVKGAQDTRLWLRDNNGNEFEAAL, encoded by the coding sequence ATGAGCGTCCGAACCTTGCTGCTGATGATGGTCCTTCATGCGCCGAGCGCCCTGGCGGCCGAGGCCGATCCACTGCAGTCGGTGATGTGGGAATACCACCACAAGGGCTTGCTCAACAGCGAACCCTACGTGTTCGATGAGCGCGTAAAGGTGCAGGTACCGCCATTCGCCGAGGATTCGCGGCAGGTGCCGGTGCACATCGATGCCAGAGCCCTCGGTGACGAGGTGGTGCGCATCGAAGCCTGGGCCGACCTCAATCCCATCCCACGGATTTTCACCTTCACGCCTGGCGAGCAGGTCGTGCCGCTGGTCGCCATCCGCATACGTGTGGAACAGGCGACACCGATCCGTGCGGCGGTGCTGACCCGTGACGGTGTCTGGCACATCGGCTCGGCCAAGGTCGATGCTGCCGGTGGCGGCTGCACGGCGCCGAGCGTGGTACGCGCCCAGCCAGGCTGGGAAGATCGCCTCGGTGAGGTCATCGGTGGGCGCTTCGCCCGCGGCGATTTCAGTCGTTTGCGCCTGCAGGTCTCCCATCCGATGGATAACGGCCTGGTCGGCGGCATTCCCGAATTCTTTCTCAACCAGGCCGAGCTGCGCGATGCCGACGGGCAGGTCCTGGCGGAGCTGGAACTGTATCCGGCGGTCGCCGAAAACCCGAGTCTGAGCCTGGAAGTGAAGGGCGCGCAGGACACTCGCCTGTGGCTGCGTGACAACAACGGCAACGAGTTCGAAGCCGCGCTCTGA
- a CDS encoding quinoprotein relay system zinc metallohydrolase 1, with protein MRLLLLMFAFCLTLPAHAELRYTLQPRQIADDVWLLEGSTDNFDKANGGNIVNTGFIVTDAGVVVIDSGPSRRYGEAMRAAIASVTDRPVIKLLLTHHHPDHVLGNQAFADVPIAALAGTTELLREQGNAMAENMYRLVGDWMRGTEVVLPSETLAPGTLEIGGRSLRLLALRGHTGADLAILDERSGVLFAGDILFYQRALTTPNSPGLDVWLQDLDTLEALPWTRLVAGHGPVADDAAPFLQMRDYLGWLDGLLREAANGGADMNEVIQSPIPERFAGISLTRYELIRSVSHLYPRYEAMALQRVDE; from the coding sequence ATGCGCCTGTTGCTCCTGATGTTCGCGTTCTGCCTGACCCTGCCCGCACACGCCGAGCTGCGTTACACCCTGCAGCCGCGGCAGATCGCCGATGACGTGTGGCTGCTGGAAGGCTCGACGGACAACTTCGACAAGGCCAACGGCGGCAATATCGTCAACACCGGCTTCATCGTCACCGACGCCGGCGTGGTGGTGATCGACAGCGGCCCGTCGCGGCGTTATGGCGAGGCGATGCGCGCGGCTATCGCGAGCGTTACCGATCGCCCGGTCATCAAGCTGCTGCTGACTCATCATCACCCCGACCACGTCCTCGGCAACCAGGCATTTGCCGATGTGCCCATTGCCGCGCTCGCCGGTACGACCGAGCTGTTGCGCGAGCAGGGCAACGCCATGGCCGAGAACATGTACCGCCTGGTTGGTGACTGGATGCGCGGTACGGAGGTGGTGCTGCCATCCGAGACCCTGGCGCCCGGCACGCTGGAGATCGGCGGGCGTTCCCTGCGTTTGCTGGCGTTGCGCGGTCACACCGGCGCCGATCTGGCCATTCTCGACGAACGCAGTGGCGTGCTCTTCGCCGGCGACATTCTGTTCTACCAGCGCGCGCTGACCACGCCGAACAGTCCAGGCCTGGATGTCTGGCTGCAAGACCTCGATACGCTCGAGGCATTGCCCTGGACGCGCCTGGTCGCTGGCCACGGCCCGGTGGCCGATGACGCCGCGCCTTTCCTGCAGATGCGCGACTACCTCGGCTGGCTGGACGGCCTGCTGCGAGAAGCCGCCAATGGCGGGGCGGACATGAACGAGGTGATCCAGAGCCCGATCCCCGAGCGCTTCGCCGGCATCAGCCTGACCCGCTATGAGCTGATCCGCAGCGTCAGTCATCTGTATCCGCGTTACGAAGCGATGGCGCTGCAGCGTGTCGACGAGTGA
- a CDS encoding substrate-binding protein, translating to MLRSTLIFALLIFTLQSTQAAEPIRLGLNYPSTGNYKSEGLELRRGALLAVDQINQGGGLLGRRLELVSLNSAARAEKARANVDRFAKQGAAMIFGGANSEEALSAGQRARELGLLYFPTLGYANEITGRDGHRHLFRESNSAWMSARVLGEYLSWHMPNRRYHYISLDDAWGHSMEQALREATKSRDRARHGYSKIAARGARRDDYLSALQKAAASDADVLVIVLLGQDLVQTMRLAHTLELGKRMQIIAPNLTQSIVEQAGPLVMENVIGTEAWTWRVPQREKSETGQAFVDRYIALHQAYPGSTAASAYGIVRQWADAVGRAGRLDSEAVIAELENHRYSLLKDEQYWREFDHQNVQSIYAVKVRNRSEIMQDRFKQDYFTIIHRMAGEEAAPSLDDWQQERGDQLQLQ from the coding sequence ATGCTTCGCTCCACCCTGATCTTCGCCCTTCTCATCTTCACGCTACAAAGTACCCAGGCGGCCGAGCCGATCCGCCTGGGCCTCAACTACCCGAGCACCGGAAACTACAAGTCCGAAGGTCTGGAGCTGCGCCGTGGTGCCCTGCTCGCCGTCGACCAGATCAATCAGGGGGGCGGCTTGTTGGGCCGGCGCCTGGAGCTGGTCAGCCTGAATTCGGCGGCACGCGCGGAAAAGGCGCGTGCCAATGTCGACCGTTTCGCCAAACAGGGCGCAGCGATGATCTTCGGCGGCGCCAACAGCGAAGAGGCGCTGAGCGCCGGCCAGCGCGCCCGCGAACTCGGCCTGTTGTACTTCCCCACCCTCGGCTACGCCAACGAGATCACCGGGCGGGACGGCCATCGCCACCTGTTCCGCGAGTCCAACAGTGCCTGGATGAGCGCCCGGGTACTCGGTGAATACCTGAGCTGGCACATGCCCAACCGCCGCTACCACTACATCAGCCTCGACGATGCCTGGGGCCACAGCATGGAGCAGGCCCTGCGTGAAGCGACCAAGAGCCGCGACCGCGCACGCCATGGCTACTCGAAGATCGCCGCGCGAGGTGCCCGTCGCGACGACTACCTGAGCGCACTTCAGAAGGCTGCCGCCAGCGACGCGGATGTGCTGGTGATCGTCCTGCTCGGCCAGGATCTGGTACAGACCATGCGCCTGGCGCACACCCTGGAACTGGGCAAGCGCATGCAGATCATCGCGCCCAACCTCACCCAGAGCATCGTCGAGCAGGCCGGACCGCTGGTGATGGAAAACGTGATCGGCACCGAAGCCTGGACCTGGCGGGTACCGCAGCGGGAGAAAAGCGAAACCGGCCAGGCGTTCGTCGATCGCTACATCGCGTTGCATCAGGCCTACCCCGGCAGCACCGCAGCGTCAGCCTACGGCATCGTCCGGCAGTGGGCCGATGCCGTGGGGCGGGCCGGCCGACTGGATAGCGAAGCCGTCATCGCCGAGTTGGAGAACCATCGCTATAGCCTGTTGAAGGACGAGCAGTACTGGCGCGAATTCGACCACCAGAACGTCCAGAGCATTTACGCGGTAAAGGTTCGCAATCGCAGCGAGATCATGCAGGATCGCTTCAAGCAGGACTATTTCACCATCATCCACCGCATGGCTGGCGAGGAAGCCGCACCCAGCCTGGACGACTGGCAGCAGGAACGTGGCGATCAGCTACAGCTGCAGTGA
- a CDS encoding PQQ-dependent methanol/ethanol family dehydrogenase codes for MKHTGLRKPFALTALCAAVAMSSLHAWAVTDQEILNDAKSIDQIVTNGLGLQGQRYSTLDTLNTNNINQLRPVWGFSLGGEKQRGQEAQPLIKDGVMYITGSYSRVYALDARTGKELWQYDARLPDGIMPCCDVINRGVALYGDLVIFGTLDAKLVALNKDTGKVVWKKTVADYKAGYSLTAAPLVVNGKLITGVSGGEFGVVGKIEAYDAKNGELLWTRPTVEGHMGYVWKDGKKVESGISGGEAGKTWPGDLWKTGGAAPWLGGYYDPDTDSLLFGTGNPAPWNSHLRPGDNLYSSSRLALDPNDGSIKWHFQSTPHDGWDFDGVNELISFDYQDGGKTIKAAGTADRNGFFYVLDRTNGKFIRGFPFVDKITWAKGLDKNGRPLYDETHRPGNPADADKGKSVFVAPSFLGGKNWMPMAYSQDTGLFYVPSNEWGMDIWNEGVAYKKGAAYLGAGFTIKPLNEDFIGVLRAIDPKTGKEVWRYNNYAPLWGGVLATKGNLVFTGNPEGYLMAFDAKTGKKVYEFNTGSGVIGSPVTWEMDGEQYVSVLSGWGGAVPLWGGEVAKRVKDFNQGGMLWTFKLPKDLVAKR; via the coding sequence ATGAAGCACACCGGTCTTCGCAAGCCCTTCGCCTTGACGGCGCTATGCGCCGCGGTGGCGATGTCCAGCCTGCACGCCTGGGCCGTAACCGACCAGGAAATCCTCAACGACGCCAAATCCATCGATCAGATCGTCACCAACGGTCTGGGTTTGCAGGGCCAGCGCTATAGCACGCTGGACACGTTGAACACCAATAACATCAATCAGTTGCGACCGGTTTGGGGTTTCTCTCTCGGCGGTGAAAAGCAGCGTGGCCAGGAAGCGCAGCCGCTGATCAAGGACGGCGTGATGTACATCACCGGTTCCTACTCGCGCGTATACGCACTGGATGCCCGGACCGGCAAGGAACTGTGGCAGTACGACGCCCGCCTGCCCGACGGCATCATGCCGTGCTGTGACGTGATCAACCGCGGTGTGGCGCTGTATGGCGACCTGGTGATCTTCGGCACGCTGGATGCCAAGCTGGTCGCCCTGAACAAGGACACCGGCAAGGTCGTCTGGAAGAAGACCGTCGCCGACTACAAGGCTGGCTACTCGCTGACCGCCGCGCCGCTGGTGGTGAATGGCAAGCTGATCACCGGCGTTTCCGGTGGTGAGTTCGGCGTGGTCGGCAAGATCGAGGCCTACGACGCGAAGAACGGCGAGCTGCTGTGGACCCGTCCGACCGTGGAAGGCCACATGGGTTACGTCTGGAAGGACGGCAAGAAGGTCGAGAGCGGCATCTCCGGCGGCGAAGCCGGCAAGACCTGGCCGGGCGATCTGTGGAAGACCGGCGGTGCAGCTCCATGGCTGGGTGGCTACTACGATCCGGACACCGACTCGCTGCTGTTCGGTACCGGTAACCCGGCGCCGTGGAACTCGCACCTGCGCCCAGGCGACAACCTGTACTCGTCCTCGCGTCTGGCCCTGGACCCGAACGACGGCTCGATCAAGTGGCACTTCCAGTCCACTCCGCATGACGGCTGGGACTTCGACGGCGTCAACGAGCTGATCTCCTTCGACTACCAGGACGGCGGCAAGACCATCAAGGCCGCCGGCACCGCAGACCGTAACGGTTTCTTCTACGTGCTCGATCGCACCAACGGCAAGTTCATCCGTGGCTTCCCGTTCGTCGACAAGATCACCTGGGCCAAGGGCCTGGACAAGAACGGCCGTCCGCTCTACGACGAAACCCACCGTCCGGGCAATCCTGCCGACGCGGACAAGGGCAAGTCGGTGTTCGTCGCACCGTCCTTCCTGGGTGGCAAGAACTGGATGCCCATGGCCTACAGCCAGGACACCGGCCTGTTCTACGTGCCGTCCAACGAGTGGGGCATGGACATCTGGAACGAAGGCGTAGCCTACAAGAAGGGCGCGGCCTACCTGGGTGCCGGCTTCACCATCAAGCCGCTCAACGAAGACTTCATCGGTGTGCTGCGCGCCATCGATCCGAAGACCGGCAAGGAAGTGTGGCGCTACAACAACTACGCTCCGCTGTGGGGCGGCGTGCTGGCCACCAAGGGTAACCTGGTGTTCACCGGCAACCCCGAGGGCTACCTGATGGCCTTCGACGCCAAGACCGGCAAGAAGGTCTACGAGTTCAACACCGGCTCGGGCGTAATCGGTTCTCCGGTCACCTGGGAAATGGATGGCGA